The following are from one region of the Paenibacillus sp. KS-LC4 genome:
- the uvrA gene encoding excinuclease ABC subunit UvrA, producing MGSDKIVVKGARAHNLKNIDVTIPRDKFVVLTGLSGSGKSSLAFDTIYAEGQRRYVESLSAYARQFLGQMEKPDVDSIEGLSPAISIDQKTTSRNPRSTVGTVTEIYDYLRLLYARIGKPHCPEHGIEITSQTVGQMVDRIMEYPEKTKLQILAPLVSGRKGEHTKLFADIQKQGFVRVRVNGELRELSEKIELEKNKKHNIEVVVDRIVVKADVHSRLADSIETALKLADGRVLVDVMEQEELLFSSNLACPVCGFSVEELAPRMFSFNSPFGACPDCDGLGAKMIVDPDLLVPDMSKSIKEAAFLAWAGSTSNYYPQFLSSVCEHYGIPQDVPVSELSDEQMNKLLYGTGGERVRFLYENDFGHRKEAYVPFEGIVNNLERRYRETASDSMREHIEAYMSAKPCGGCKGQRLRKETLAVTIASQNIAHVTSLSIGDSQRFFEGLVLTEKEQTIANLILKEINSRLGFLVNVGLEYLAMNRAAGTLSGGEAQRIRLATQIGSSLMGVLYILDEPSIGLHQRDNDRLIETLVHMRDIGNTLIVVEHDEDTMLAADYIIDIGPGAGIHGGTVIAEGTPAEIMQNENSLTGQYLSGRKFIEVPLERRAAGDKWLEVRGAKENNLRGVNVKIPLGIFTAVTGVSGSGKSTFVNEIVYKTLARDLNRARTRPGQYKEMRGIEHLEKVIDIDQSPIGRTPRSNPATYTGMFDDVRDLYASTNESKVRGYKKGRFSFNVKGGRCEACRGDGIIKIEMHFLPDVYVPCEICKGKRYNRETLEVKYKGKSISDVLEMTIEDGCKFFENIPKIQRKLQTLLDVGLGYMCLGQPATTLSGGEAQRVKLASELYRRSTGKTLYILDEPTTGLHADDIDRLLMVLHRLVDSGESVLVIEHNLDVIKTADYLIDLGPEGGSGGGLIVATGTPEEVAKVDSSYTGKYLKPIMERDRERTIQRRETQVSVAAASN from the coding sequence TTGGGAAGCGACAAAATTGTAGTAAAAGGCGCTCGTGCACACAATTTGAAAAATATTGATGTCACCATTCCGCGCGACAAGTTTGTTGTATTGACAGGTTTGAGCGGCTCAGGAAAATCGTCCCTTGCATTTGATACGATTTACGCCGAAGGACAGCGCCGTTACGTGGAGTCTTTATCTGCCTACGCAAGACAGTTTCTCGGCCAAATGGAGAAGCCAGATGTAGATTCTATCGAAGGCTTGTCTCCGGCGATATCCATTGATCAGAAGACGACGAGCCGCAATCCGCGCTCTACTGTAGGTACCGTAACGGAAATTTACGACTACCTTCGTTTGTTATACGCACGAATCGGCAAGCCGCATTGCCCAGAGCATGGGATTGAAATTACTTCGCAGACCGTAGGGCAAATGGTCGATCGCATTATGGAGTACCCGGAGAAGACGAAGCTGCAAATTTTGGCGCCGCTCGTATCCGGTCGCAAGGGTGAGCATACGAAGCTGTTTGCTGATATCCAGAAGCAGGGCTTTGTCCGCGTTCGCGTCAATGGTGAGCTACGCGAGCTCAGTGAGAAGATCGAGCTGGAGAAAAACAAGAAGCATAACATTGAGGTCGTTGTGGACCGCATCGTTGTCAAGGCAGACGTGCACAGCCGCTTGGCTGATTCGATAGAAACGGCGCTCAAATTGGCCGATGGCCGGGTGCTCGTAGATGTCATGGAGCAGGAAGAGCTGTTGTTCAGCTCAAACCTGGCCTGTCCAGTATGCGGCTTTAGCGTCGAGGAGCTCGCGCCTCGGATGTTTTCGTTCAATAGCCCGTTCGGTGCTTGTCCGGATTGCGACGGACTAGGCGCGAAGATGATTGTCGATCCAGATTTGCTCGTTCCCGATATGAGCAAATCTATTAAAGAAGCTGCTTTTCTCGCTTGGGCTGGAAGCACGTCCAATTATTATCCGCAGTTTTTAAGCTCGGTTTGTGAGCATTACGGCATACCACAGGATGTGCCGGTTTCTGAGCTTAGTGATGAGCAAATGAATAAGCTGCTATATGGTACTGGTGGAGAACGCGTTCGCTTCCTATATGAAAATGACTTTGGCCATCGTAAAGAAGCCTATGTACCGTTTGAAGGCATCGTCAATAATTTGGAACGGCGCTACCGCGAGACAGCGTCTGATTCCATGCGGGAGCACATCGAAGCTTATATGAGTGCCAAGCCTTGTGGCGGCTGTAAAGGACAGCGGCTGCGAAAGGAAACACTTGCGGTTACGATCGCTTCCCAGAACATCGCGCACGTTACTTCGCTCTCTATTGGCGATTCGCAGCGCTTCTTCGAAGGACTGGTATTAACGGAGAAGGAGCAAACGATTGCCAATCTAATTTTGAAGGAAATCAACAGCCGTCTAGGCTTCCTAGTCAATGTCGGGCTGGAATATTTGGCGATGAATCGGGCGGCTGGAACGCTGTCCGGCGGTGAGGCGCAGCGAATTCGATTGGCAACACAAATCGGTTCGAGTCTGATGGGCGTTCTTTATATTTTGGATGAGCCGAGCATCGGACTTCATCAGCGGGACAATGATCGGTTGATTGAGACGCTTGTGCATATGCGGGACATCGGCAATACGCTAATTGTTGTAGAGCATGATGAGGATACAATGCTGGCTGCTGACTATATTATAGATATTGGCCCTGGTGCGGGCATTCATGGCGGTACCGTTATCGCGGAAGGCACACCGGCGGAAATCATGCAAAATGAAAATTCATTGACGGGTCAATATTTGAGCGGGCGTAAGTTTATTGAGGTGCCGCTGGAGCGCCGTGCAGCGGGAGACAAATGGCTGGAAGTTCGCGGTGCGAAGGAAAACAATTTGCGCGGTGTCAATGTAAAGATTCCGCTTGGCATTTTTACGGCGGTTACTGGCGTATCTGGCTCGGGCAAATCAACCTTCGTCAATGAAATCGTCTATAAGACGCTCGCGCGTGATTTGAACCGAGCGAGAACACGGCCTGGACAATATAAAGAAATGCGCGGCATCGAGCATTTGGAGAAGGTTATTGATATTGACCAATCGCCAATTGGCAGAACGCCACGCTCGAATCCTGCTACGTATACGGGTATGTTTGACGATGTGCGTGATCTTTACGCTTCTACCAATGAGTCCAAGGTGCGGGGCTATAAGAAGGGTAGATTCAGCTTTAACGTGAAGGGCGGCCGCTGCGAGGCTTGCCGTGGAGATGGCATTATTAAGATTGAAATGCATTTCCTGCCTGATGTGTATGTCCCTTGCGAAATTTGCAAAGGCAAGCGATACAATCGTGAAACGCTGGAAGTAAAATATAAAGGCAAGAGCATTTCTGATGTGCTTGAAATGACAATTGAAGACGGCTGCAAGTTTTTCGAGAATATTCCAAAAATTCAGCGCAAATTGCAGACGCTGCTTGATGTAGGCTTAGGTTATATGTGCCTGGGACAACCTGCAACGACATTGTCTGGTGGCGAAGCACAGCGTGTTAAGCTGGCTTCCGAGCTGTATCGCCGGAGTACGGGGAAAACGTTGTACATTTTGGATGAGCCGACGACAGGCTTGCATGCCGATGATATTGACCGTCTGTTGATGGTTTTGCATCGTCTTGTTGATTCAGGTGAATCGGTACTTGTCATTGAGCATAATCTCGATGTCATTAAGACAGCCGATTATTTGATTGATTTGGGACCGGAGGGCGGAAGCGGCGGCGGCTTAATCGTTGCGACTGGAACGCCGGAGGAAGTGGCGAAGGTAGACAGCTCCTATACGGGCAAATACCTGAAGCCGATTATGGAGCGAGATCGGGAGCGGACCATCCAGCGGCGCGAGACGCAAGTGTCCGTTGCTGCGGCGTCTAATTAG
- the uvrB gene encoding excinuclease ABC subunit UvrB has translation MAEVSNFAPQARNFELKSNYTPQGDQPRAIRQLVEGVEAGERFQTLLGATGTGKTYTIANMIAQVNRPTLVIAHNKTLAAQLCSEFKSFFPDNAVEYFVSYYDYFQPEAYIPSTDTYIEKDSSINEEIDKLRHSSTSSLFERRDVIVVASVSCIYGLGSPKEYGSMLLSLRVGMEKPRDAILHKLVDIQYQRNDINFIRGTFRVRGDIIEIFPVANNERAIRIELFGDEIERITEIDVLTGEIVGEREHVAIFPASHFVTHEETMKLALVNIERELEERLAELKEAGKLLEAQRLEQRTRYDIEMMSEMGFCSGIENYSGPLTFRERGATPYTLFDYFPDDMLIVIDESHVSLPQIRAMYNGDRARKEMLVNHGFRLPSAMDNRPLKFEEFEAKAKQTIYVSATPGPLELEQCPTMVEQIIRPTGLLDPIIELRPTKGQIDDLLGEIRDRVAKDERVLVTTLTKKMAEDLTDYFKEIGVKVRYLHSDIKTLERIAILRDLRLGVFNVLVGINLLREGLDLPEVSLVAILDADKEGFLRSDRSLIQTIGRAARNSDGRVIMYGDKVTDSMSRAIKETERRRTTQEAFNEKHGITPQTIRKKVMEVIEATKVAEQKADYLADAGSGKMSKKDRQSMINRLEVEMKEAAKNLQFERAAELRDALLELRAGM, from the coding sequence ATGGCTGAAGTGAGTAATTTTGCACCGCAAGCCCGCAATTTTGAGCTTAAATCCAATTATACGCCGCAAGGCGACCAGCCGCGTGCGATTAGGCAGCTAGTTGAAGGCGTTGAAGCAGGAGAGAGGTTTCAAACGCTGCTGGGAGCGACTGGAACGGGGAAAACCTACACGATTGCCAATATGATTGCGCAGGTTAATCGGCCTACGCTCGTAATTGCGCATAATAAGACACTCGCAGCGCAGCTGTGCAGCGAATTCAAGTCATTTTTCCCCGATAATGCCGTGGAGTATTTCGTTAGCTATTACGACTATTTTCAACCGGAAGCTTATATTCCTTCAACCGATACGTATATTGAGAAGGATTCGAGCATTAATGAAGAGATTGATAAGCTGCGCCACTCTTCGACAAGCTCGCTATTCGAGCGAAGAGACGTCATCGTCGTGGCCAGCGTCTCCTGTATTTACGGCTTAGGCTCGCCGAAGGAGTACGGCAGCATGCTGCTGTCGCTGCGCGTGGGGATGGAGAAGCCCCGCGATGCGATTTTGCATAAGCTCGTCGATATTCAATATCAGCGCAACGATATTAATTTTATTCGTGGCACGTTCCGTGTCCGCGGCGATATTATAGAGATTTTTCCCGTTGCCAATAATGAGCGGGCGATTAGAATTGAATTGTTCGGCGATGAGATAGAACGGATTACGGAAATTGATGTTTTGACCGGCGAAATCGTGGGCGAGCGTGAGCATGTAGCTATTTTCCCGGCGTCTCACTTTGTTACCCATGAGGAAACGATGAAGCTTGCGCTCGTTAATATTGAGCGAGAGCTGGAGGAGCGGCTTGCCGAGCTTAAGGAAGCAGGCAAGCTGCTGGAAGCGCAGCGGCTTGAGCAGCGTACGCGCTATGACATCGAGATGATGAGCGAGATGGGTTTTTGCTCTGGCATTGAGAACTATTCAGGGCCATTGACATTCCGGGAGCGCGGAGCGACACCGTACACGTTGTTCGACTATTTTCCGGATGACATGCTCATTGTTATTGATGAGTCGCATGTCTCGCTGCCGCAAATTCGCGCGATGTACAACGGCGACCGGGCAAGGAAGGAAATGCTCGTCAACCATGGATTCCGGCTGCCGTCAGCGATGGACAATCGGCCGCTTAAGTTCGAGGAGTTTGAAGCGAAGGCCAAGCAGACGATTTATGTTTCCGCTACGCCGGGCCCTCTTGAGCTGGAGCAATGTCCGACGATGGTAGAGCAGATTATTCGGCCAACAGGCCTGCTTGATCCAATCATTGAGCTTCGGCCAACGAAGGGACAAATTGATGATTTGCTAGGCGAAATCCGCGATCGGGTTGCGAAGGATGAGCGGGTATTAGTCACGACGCTGACGAAGAAGATGGCGGAGGACTTAACCGATTATTTTAAGGAAATTGGTGTGAAGGTGCGATATTTGCACTCGGATATTAAGACGCTGGAGCGGATTGCAATATTGCGGGATTTAAGACTTGGCGTGTTCAACGTGCTGGTTGGCATTAACCTGCTCCGGGAGGGGCTGGATTTGCCTGAAGTATCGCTGGTAGCGATTTTGGATGCGGATAAGGAAGGCTTTTTGCGCTCGGACCGCTCGCTTATTCAAACGATTGGACGTGCGGCGCGTAACAGCGATGGCCGGGTCATCATGTACGGCGATAAGGTGACGGATTCAATGAGCCGTGCGATTAAGGAAACGGAACGTAGGCGGACGACTCAGGAAGCTTTTAACGAGAAGCATGGCATTACGCCGCAGACGATTCGCAAGAAAGTAATGGAGGTTATTGAAGCGACTAAGGTTGCCGAGCAGAAGGCTGATTATTTGGCAGATGCCGGATCTGGCAAAATGTCGAAGAAGGATCGTCAGTCGATGATTAATAGATTAGAAGTCGAAATGAAGGAAGCGGCGAAAAACCTGCAATTTGAGCGGGCGGCTGAGCTTCGGGATGCGTTGTTGGAGCTGCGTGCGGGAATGTAG
- a CDS encoding PDZ domain-containing protein has protein sequence MSQALALLQQFQLALLQLLVQPFYYVAILFILLQYTKQIKLERQLFAVKLHIWPRLLGRAIVTGLLVGIAVSFIGAFIGVSVTQQSVMWLWGVSALLMLFRIRYLCFAYAAGVLGLLQWIVGFTPLASGEGIAGKAAASLAAMDMTGLFLLVALLHLAEALLVRKQGGKLATPLFLSGKRGKIVGGYMLQSFWPVPLLLIVPIGGGTGADASTTVLPWTSLFGADWSQGWTIAALPMIIGFSELTRSMLPEEKAKHAAKGLLLYSVALAAAALLAWWLPVLLPLAALCSLLLHEAIIWRSRSLENASSPLFVHDQRGLRLLGILPQTPAEALGLQAGEIISKVNGVPVHSKTDLHAALHLNSAFCKLEVLNFEGEVKFVQRARYENEHHQLGVILAPDEDANFYAASGPASLLDLLRNKRTAHRRSSSAASAPVNGAAASEKTSV, from the coding sequence GTGAGTCAGGCTCTTGCTTTGTTGCAGCAATTTCAATTGGCGTTGCTTCAACTGCTGGTACAACCTTTTTATTATGTGGCTATTTTATTTATATTGCTCCAATACACGAAGCAGATTAAGCTTGAACGGCAGTTGTTTGCCGTTAAGCTGCATATATGGCCCCGGCTGCTCGGCCGGGCAATCGTCACAGGCTTGCTGGTAGGCATAGCAGTATCTTTCATAGGGGCTTTTATCGGCGTTTCCGTTACGCAGCAGTCGGTCATGTGGCTATGGGGCGTATCCGCGCTGCTCATGCTGTTTCGCATCCGCTATTTATGCTTTGCTTATGCGGCTGGCGTGCTTGGCCTGCTGCAATGGATCGTTGGGTTTACGCCGCTTGCTTCAGGCGAGGGCATAGCGGGTAAAGCAGCAGCCTCGCTCGCAGCCATGGATATGACAGGGCTGTTCTTGCTGGTAGCTCTGCTGCATTTGGCAGAGGCGCTGCTCGTGCGAAAGCAGGGCGGCAAGCTGGCGACGCCCCTGTTCCTCTCGGGCAAGAGAGGGAAAATTGTCGGCGGCTACATGCTGCAAAGCTTCTGGCCAGTCCCTCTGCTGCTGATCGTTCCCATTGGCGGAGGTACGGGTGCAGATGCTTCAACAACCGTTTTGCCATGGACATCGCTGTTTGGCGCGGACTGGTCGCAGGGCTGGACGATAGCTGCGTTGCCAATGATTATCGGCTTTAGCGAACTGACACGCTCGATGCTGCCTGAGGAGAAGGCCAAGCACGCTGCGAAAGGCTTGCTGCTTTACAGTGTCGCACTCGCAGCCGCAGCCTTGCTGGCTTGGTGGCTGCCCGTGCTGCTGCCCCTTGCCGCGCTTTGCTCGCTGCTGCTCCATGAAGCGATTATCTGGCGCAGCCGCAGCTTGGAAAATGCCAGCAGCCCGCTCTTCGTTCATGACCAGCGCGGCTTGCGCTTGTTAGGTATTTTGCCGCAAACGCCAGCTGAGGCGCTGGGGCTTCAGGCAGGCGAGATTATATCAAAGGTTAATGGCGTTCCCGTGCATTCGAAAACAGATCTGCATGCCGCGCTGCATCTCAACTCGGCTTTCTGCAAGCTGGAAGTGCTGAACTTCGAGGGAGAAGTGAAATTTGTTCAGCGTGCACGTTATGAAAATGAGCATCATCAGCTCGGGGTTATTTTGGCGCCGGACGAGGATGCGAATTTCTATGCGGCATCAGGCCCAGCTTCGCTGCTTGATTTGTTGAGGAATAAGCGAACTGCGCATCGCCGGAGCTCATCTGCAGCGTCGGCCCCTGTGAATGGCGCTGCTGCTAGCGAGAAAACATCAGTATAG
- a CDS encoding S41 family peptidase yields the protein MQFRGRTVIAFVMITMLASVLVTLVVARDLVVGSYQASGSAPATAETSGQHELNEAEIDKMNAVLDLIETKYVKKTDREELVDGAVKGMLESLDDPYSVYMEKTSAQHFSESIEGSFTGIGAEVTLQNGKLVVVSPIKGSPAERAGLLAKDVVISVNGEKLEGLGLNEAVDKIRGPKGTKAKLQIQRSGTSESIQLILIRDDIDVETVYAHLSDDRIGVIEIRQFSLNTAERFKEELARLEQEAKQQSAGQAQMQSGAQISEGAGDKERQGLKGLVIDVRNNPGGVLPVVVEIAEQFIAKGDVIVQVEDRDGKREKTLSKGSSKAYPVAVVMNKGSASASEILAGALGEEAGAMLVGETTFGKGTVQVSYNKALGDGSLVKMTIAKWLTPEGRWIHEKGVEPTIAVAPPSLYTVARLTITETLQRDMNNEQIRSAQIMLKGLGYEPKRDDGYFNEETVQAVKQFQRQSSLAVTGKLDSSTAVALEKAVVAWIKDKNNDVQLREAIERVGRK from the coding sequence ATGCAGTTTAGAGGCCGTACAGTCATTGCTTTTGTAATGATTACGATGCTCGCTTCTGTTCTGGTCACGCTTGTAGTGGCCCGCGATCTTGTCGTGGGAAGCTATCAGGCGTCAGGCTCCGCTCCGGCAACTGCCGAAACTAGCGGGCAACATGAACTGAATGAAGCCGAGATTGACAAAATGAATGCGGTGCTGGATTTGATTGAAACCAAATACGTGAAGAAGACGGATCGAGAAGAGCTTGTAGATGGTGCGGTCAAAGGCATGCTGGAATCGCTCGATGACCCTTACTCCGTTTATATGGAGAAGACGTCGGCTCAGCATTTTTCCGAATCCATCGAAGGATCGTTCACAGGTATTGGTGCGGAAGTGACACTGCAAAACGGCAAGCTCGTCGTCGTCTCTCCGATTAAAGGCTCCCCTGCCGAACGGGCGGGGCTGCTGGCGAAGGATGTCGTCATTTCGGTTAATGGAGAGAAGCTGGAGGGCCTTGGACTTAATGAGGCGGTAGACAAAATTCGCGGACCGAAGGGGACGAAGGCTAAGCTGCAAATCCAGCGTTCAGGCACAAGCGAATCGATCCAGCTGATTTTAATTCGGGATGATATTGATGTGGAAACGGTATATGCCCATTTGTCCGATGACCGGATTGGTGTCATTGAAATTAGACAGTTTTCGCTCAATACAGCCGAGCGCTTCAAGGAAGAGCTTGCTCGTCTGGAGCAGGAGGCGAAGCAGCAGTCAGCAGGGCAGGCTCAGATGCAGTCTGGAGCCCAGATAAGCGAAGGAGCAGGCGATAAGGAGCGACAAGGCCTTAAGGGGCTCGTAATTGATGTCCGCAATAACCCTGGCGGCGTATTGCCGGTCGTTGTGGAAATTGCCGAGCAGTTTATTGCCAAGGGCGATGTGATTGTACAGGTGGAGGATCGCGACGGCAAGCGTGAAAAAACGCTGTCAAAAGGCAGCAGCAAAGCTTATCCGGTCGCCGTAGTCATGAACAAAGGCAGCGCCAGCGCCTCAGAAATATTGGCAGGAGCGCTTGGCGAGGAAGCTGGGGCGATGCTTGTCGGCGAGACGACGTTCGGCAAAGGAACGGTGCAGGTCAGTTATAATAAAGCGCTGGGCGATGGCAGTCTGGTGAAAATGACGATTGCCAAGTGGCTGACGCCGGAAGGCCGCTGGATTCATGAGAAGGGCGTTGAGCCGACGATTGCTGTAGCTCCACCTTCGCTTTACACCGTTGCGCGGCTGACCATAACTGAAACGCTGCAGCGTGATATGAACAATGAGCAAATTCGCAGTGCGCAAATTATGCTTAAGGGGCTTGGTTATGAGCCGAAGCGTGACGATGGTTATTTCAATGAGGAAACCGTGCAGGCGGTCAAGCAATTCCAGAGGCAATCGAGTCTGGCGGTGACAGGGAAATTGGACTCGTCGACAGCGGTAGCATTGGAGAAAGCAGTCGTTGCTTGGATTAAAGACAAGAACAACGATGTGCAGCTTCGGGAAGCGATTGAACGTGTAGGCAGGAAATAA
- a CDS encoding peptidoglycan DD-metalloendopeptidase family protein: MKRRNLIVLMVIMTVLLVQPLSSSAASLDSINKQLSDAKKAIDKAQKEADATERQKTEVSTLKSDVQASIKTVLAQLDAVVVNMNNTQAKVDQTETELQQAGAELVEAEGRVKTRDILIQQRLRLMYENGSVSYLDVLLNASSFSDFLDRFDSLQLILSQDRSILEQNKADQALVEEKKAEVEHKLEEVKTMYAKLQKYQSELAKKEAEKNKLVAEYDHQLEDLEDISAEQEALMIEFAQKVSELEAEKVAKLEAERIAREKAAAAAAAAAAAKGNGSSGGGSGGTVYTGGKLGMPIFDSYRVSSGYGYRIHPITGSRKLHTGIDFAAPQGTAIHAAESGVVLMAQRWSGYGNAVIIDHGGGMWTLYGHIREGGIKVSKGDSVTKGQKIAEVGSTGNSTGPHLHFEVRINGSTTDPSSYLK; this comes from the coding sequence GTGAAGAGAAGAAATCTAATCGTTCTTATGGTGATAATGACGGTATTGCTCGTTCAGCCACTTAGCAGCAGTGCCGCTTCACTGGACAGCATTAACAAGCAGCTTTCAGATGCCAAGAAGGCCATTGACAAAGCGCAGAAGGAAGCTGATGCGACAGAGCGGCAAAAGACGGAAGTATCGACGCTCAAATCTGATGTACAAGCCTCCATCAAAACCGTATTGGCACAGCTGGATGCAGTTGTCGTCAATATGAATAATACGCAAGCAAAGGTTGACCAAACGGAAACGGAGCTTCAGCAGGCCGGTGCAGAGCTGGTTGAGGCAGAAGGCCGTGTTAAAACGCGCGACATTTTGATCCAGCAGCGTTTGCGGCTTATGTATGAGAACGGCTCGGTGTCGTATCTTGATGTCTTGCTGAATGCGAGCAGCTTTTCCGATTTTCTCGACCGTTTTGATTCGCTTCAGCTGATTTTAAGCCAGGATCGCAGCATTTTAGAGCAAAACAAAGCCGATCAGGCATTGGTTGAGGAGAAAAAAGCCGAGGTCGAGCACAAGCTTGAAGAAGTCAAAACGATGTACGCCAAGCTGCAAAAATACCAAAGCGAGCTAGCGAAAAAAGAAGCAGAGAAAAACAAGCTGGTTGCCGAATACGATCATCAGCTTGAGGATCTCGAAGATATAAGCGCAGAGCAGGAAGCGCTAATGATTGAATTTGCACAGAAGGTATCCGAGCTGGAGGCCGAGAAGGTAGCGAAGCTGGAAGCGGAAAGAATCGCGAGGGAAAAAGCCGCAGCAGCGGCTGCGGCCGCTGCTGCGGCTAAAGGAAATGGCAGCAGTGGAGGCGGAAGCGGCGGTACCGTCTATACGGGTGGAAAGCTGGGCATGCCAATTTTCGACTCGTATCGGGTTAGCTCGGGCTACGGCTACCGGATTCACCCCATAACGGGCTCAAGAAAGCTCCATACCGGCATTGACTTTGCAGCTCCGCAGGGAACAGCAATACATGCGGCAGAAAGCGGCGTTGTTCTTATGGCGCAGCGCTGGAGCGGTTATGGCAATGCCGTCATTATCGACCACGGAGGCGGCATGTGGACACTGTATGGCCACATTCGCGAAGGCGGCATTAAAGTAAGCAAAGGCGACAGTGTTACAAAAGGCCAAAAAATTGCCGAGGTTGGCAGCACAGGCAATTCGACAGGGCCGCATTTGCATTTTGAGGTGCGGATTAATGGTTCAACAACGGATCCAAGCAGCTATTTAAAATAG
- the ftsX gene encoding permease-like cell division protein FtsX: MKFRTLLRHLKEGCKNIIRNGWMSFASISSIFISLFLLGAFMLLALNVNNFASSVESKVEIRVFLQLDIDKAKMKEVENKILALSEVKQVTLVTKEEGLEELRKNLSDEGLLDGYDEASNPLPDSFTVEVFKPQSVSSAAAQIEALNTGDETVPITSVKYGEGKIETLFKITNAVRTIGLVIVLALTVTAMFLISNTIKVTIVARRREIGIMKLVGATNAFIRWPFFIEGALIGLIASILTTAVLLVSYAQFVQVTQEGLGLMMLSLVSVQQVGLEISGVLIGLGTLIGIWGSTISIRKYLKV, translated from the coding sequence ATGAAATTTAGAACCCTGCTCCGCCACCTTAAAGAAGGCTGTAAAAATATTATTCGCAACGGCTGGATGTCGTTTGCTTCCATTAGCTCGATTTTTATTTCGTTATTTTTGTTAGGGGCTTTTATGCTGCTGGCGCTGAATGTAAACAATTTTGCCTCCTCGGTGGAGAGCAAGGTGGAAATTCGCGTATTTTTGCAGCTGGACATAGACAAGGCAAAGATGAAGGAGGTCGAGAATAAAATTCTCGCCCTCTCTGAGGTGAAGCAAGTTACGCTGGTTACGAAGGAAGAGGGACTTGAGGAGCTTCGCAAAAACTTGAGCGACGAGGGCTTGCTTGACGGCTACGATGAAGCGAGCAACCCGCTGCCGGACTCTTTTACCGTAGAAGTATTTAAGCCTCAGTCTGTCAGCAGTGCAGCAGCGCAGATCGAGGCGCTTAACACGGGCGATGAAACAGTGCCGATTACGAGTGTGAAATATGGAGAAGGCAAAATTGAGACGCTGTTCAAAATTACGAATGCAGTGCGTACAATTGGGCTCGTGATCGTACTGGCACTTACGGTTACGGCTATGTTCCTCATTTCCAATACGATTAAAGTGACGATTGTTGCTCGGCGCCGGGAAATCGGCATTATGAAATTGGTAGGGGCGACGAATGCGTTTATCCGCTGGCCCTTTTTCATTGAAGGTGCACTTATTGGCTTGATTGCTTCAATATTGACGACAGCTGTATTACTTGTGAGCTATGCGCAGTTTGTTCAAGTGACGCAAGAAGGGCTTGGGCTGATGATGCTCAGTCTCGTGTCGGTTCAGCAGGTTGGACTGGAAATTAGCGGTGTATTGATTGGGCTGGGCACATTGATTGGCATATGGGGAAGTACGATATCCATTCGAAAATATTTGAAAGTGTAG
- the ftsE gene encoding cell division ATP-binding protein FtsE, translated as MIEMQDIWKTYVDGTHALRGVSVRIDRNEFVYLVGPSGAGKSTFMKLIYREEVPTKGQLSVNGFNIGKLKPRKIPFVRRNIGVIFQDFRLLPKLTVFENVAYAMEVIEAPKRIIKKRTMEVLDLVGLKHKHASLPAQLSGGEQQRVSIARAIVNNPSVIVADEPTGNLDPETSMEIMALLEEINFRGSTIVMATHNRDIVNSLRKRVIAIENGLVVRDEARGEYGYEI; from the coding sequence GTGATTGAAATGCAAGACATATGGAAGACTTACGTCGACGGTACCCATGCACTGCGAGGAGTATCCGTACGCATAGATCGTAATGAATTTGTGTATCTGGTAGGGCCTTCCGGGGCAGGCAAATCAACCTTTATGAAGCTGATCTATCGCGAGGAAGTGCCTACGAAAGGGCAGCTTTCCGTAAATGGTTTTAATATAGGCAAGCTCAAGCCGCGCAAAATCCCATTTGTACGGCGCAACATAGGCGTTATTTTTCAAGATTTTAGATTGCTTCCGAAGCTGACGGTGTTTGAAAATGTCGCTTATGCGATGGAGGTTATTGAAGCGCCCAAGCGGATTATCAAAAAAAGGACGATGGAGGTTCTCGATCTCGTCGGGCTTAAGCATAAGCATGCCAGCCTGCCGGCCCAGCTTTCAGGCGGAGAGCAGCAGCGTGTGTCGATTGCCCGGGCAATAGTGAATAACCCGTCGGTTATTGTAGCGGATGAGCCTACCGGCAACCTCGACCCAGAGACGTCCATGGAAATTATGGCTTTGCTGGAGGAGATCAACTTTCGCGGTTCAACCATCGTCATGGCGACGCATAACCGCGATATTGTAAACAGCTTGCGCAAGCGTGTCATCGCTATCGAGAATGGCTTGGTCGTTCGGGATGAGGCAAGAGGGGAGTACGGTTATGAAATTTAG